In Vanessa cardui chromosome 6, ilVanCard2.1, whole genome shotgun sequence, the following proteins share a genomic window:
- the LOC124530693 gene encoding uncharacterized protein DDB_G0290685-like, which produces MAWKIVSFFGIALLALSEAHPPVSEQRVKIENVGKKSEHHEGYAWTYPSYEFSYEVIDSHTHDFKGHHETRNGDEVKGYYWLIQPDGLKRTVKYHADKNSGIKAHVDYTKPHNSNENNNEEGNDADENEGNQEENANQENGSENGENGETTQESNGENESNNNNENSNNEGEAENAENENNAQENSENEEGNQEQEEGINMAELEEISKKYHGHHNEGKHNNNEGNADSQNHKAEHKSRGEKKYHSGHNSHEGNENNSHEEYNGRGKHNMGHGHRRNHGNDEEAEREKQQGMWRRVVANLWGQKHHNEDSHRGGGSENEQGNQEEGESGNNGEGNGENAEQESQQVNENNNGNEDNEGGNQEGGNNGNEQDGENENEETTNSENSKEIRKKSEYHVIIHHPKYIPMSKKSKRRV; this is translated from the exons ATGGCTTGGAAG atcGTGTCATTTTTCGGGATAGCGCTTTTAGCGTTAAGCGAAGCCCACCCACCGGTATCGGAACAGAGggttaaaattgaaaatgtggGCAAAAAATCGGAGCATCATGAGGGATAC GCATGGACGTATCCATCGTATGAATTCTCTTACGAAGTTATCGATTCGCACACTCATGATTTCAAAGGACATCATGAAACACGAAATGGTGATGAAGTGAAAGGATATTATTGGCTCATTCAGCCGGATGGTCTTAAGAGAACTGTAAAGTATCACGCTGACAAAAACAGCGG AATTAAAGCTCACGTTGATTATACTAAGCCACATAactcaaatgaaaataataatgaagaagGCAATGATGCTGATGAAAATGAAGGTAATCAAGAAGAAAATGCAAACCAGGAAAACGGTAGCGAAAATGGAGAAAATGGCGAAACGACTCAAGAATCAAACGGTGAAAATGAATCAAATAACAACAATGAGAATTCAAATAATGAAGGCGAGGCCGAAAATGCTGAAAATGAAAACAACGCCCAAGAAAATTCTGAAAATGAAGAAGGAAACCAAGAACAGGAAGAAGGTATTAATATGGCGGAGctagaagaaataagtaaaaagtaTCATGGACATCACAATGAaggtaaacataataataacgaGGGTAATGCAGATTCCCAAAATCATAAAGCTGAACATAAAAGCAGAGGCGAAAAAAAATACCATAGTGGACATAATTCACATGAAGGAAACGAAAACAATAGCCATGAAGAATATAATGGTCGAGGAAAACATAATATGGGTCATGGACACAGGCGAAATCACGGTAATGATGAAGAAGCCGAACGTGAAAAACAACAAGGAATGTGGAGGAGAGTTGTTGCTAATTTATGGGGTCAAAAACATCACAATGAAGACTCACACCGAGGGGGTGGGAGCGAAAATGAACAAGGAAATCAAGAAGAAGGTGAAAGTGGTAATAACGGAGAAGGTAATGGAGAAAATGCAGAACAAGAGAGTCAGCAAGTAAATGAGAACAACAATGGTAATGAAGATAACGAAGGGGGGAATCAGGAAGGTGGAAACAATGGTAACGAGCAAGATGGcgaaaatgaaaatgaagaaACTACAAATAGTGAAAATAGTAAAGAGATTCGAAAGAAAAGTGAATACCATGTCATAATTCATCATCCTAAATATATCCCAATGTCTAAAAAAAGTAAGCGACGGGTCTAA